Genomic segment of Bacteroides stercoris ATCC 43183:
AGGAGAAAGCACTATCTTTGCGTCATAAAACAAGCTGTAAATAATGAACCAAGATACTATCTGCGCCATAGCTACCGCCCAGGGCGGGGCTATTGGATGTATTCGCGTTTCCGGACCGGAAGCTATCGAAATCACATCTTGTATTTTTACTCCTGCCGCTACTAATAGAGAGTTAGGGGACAGCAAGCCTTACACACTTACTTTTGGACGGATTTATGACGGCTCTGAAGTTATAGATGAAGTACTCGTTAGTCTGTTTCGTGCTCCTCACTCCTATACTGGTGAGAACAGTACGGAAATCACTTGCCACGGTTCTGCCTATATTCTTCAGAAAGTATTACAACTACTCATCAAGAATGGTTGTCGCATGGCTGCCCCAGGCGAATATACCCAGCGTGCATTTCTAAATGGGAAAATGGACCTGAGTCAAGCAGAAGCAGTTGCTGATCTGATTGCCTCATCGTCTGCAGCGACCCACCGTCTTGCCATGAGCCAAATGCGGGGCGGTTTCAGTAAGGAACTTGCTACCTTACGTGACCAATTACTCCATTTCACCTCACTCATCGAATTGGAATTGGATTTCAGCGATCACGAGGAACTGGAATTTGCCGACCGCTCCGAACTTTGCCAACTAGCGAACAACATAGAGAAAGTCATAGCTCGTTTGGTTAATTCATTCAACGTAGGTAACGCCATCAAAAACGGCGTTCCTGTAGCCATTATCGGTGAAACGAATGCAGGAAAGTCTACATTGCTCAATGTCTTACTTAATGAAGACAAAGCTATTGTTAGCGACATTCATGGCACTACACGGGATATAATAGAAGATACTGTCAATATAGGTGGCATTACTTTCAGATTCATCGACACAGCAGGTATTCGTGAAACTAGTGATACAATTGAAAGCCTCGGTATCGAACGCACTTTCCAAAAGTTGGATCAAGCAGAAATTGTCCTTTGGATGATTGATGCTACGAATGCCCAAGCTCAAATAACACAGTTGGCCGGTCAACTCCTTCCCCGTTGTGAAAGAAAGCAGCTTATCCTTGTTTATAACAAAGCCGATTTAGTGGATAATATACAGAATAGTATTCCTGACAATTTTCCTGATAATGTACAGTCAATCACCCTATCCGCAAAAAAAAGAGAACATATCGAAGAACTTCAACGAATGCTGATAACATCTGCCCATCTTCCTACAATTACGCAAAATGATGTTATAGTTACTAATGTACGCCATTATGAGGCATTAAACAATGCATTAGAAGCTATCCATCGAGTGCAAGAGGGTCTGACTAATAATATTTCCGGTGATTTCATATCACAAGATATTCGGGAATGTATTTTCCACTTGAGCGATATTGCGGGAGAAGTGACAAATGATATGGTATTACAGAATATATTTCAGCACTTTTGCATCGGAAAATAACCTATCATAAACAAAGAAATAATATCTATCACAAAACCGTTATAATACGCTCTATTATAGCGGTTTTTCTTTCTCTCTATTTTATCGTTATTTACTTTTATTATCCGTTTATTTATCGTATATTTGTACCACTTATGTACCACAAGGAAAAATCGGGATTATTTGTACCACATTAGTACGAATTTTATCTCCCATTTGGATTATGATAGAATGACATAAAATCTCTGTTTTAGACTAAAATAGACTAATGTGGACTAAAATGGACTTAAAAGGGTGCGAAATGATAGAAGTATGAGAGCAAAAGAACCGATAAAGAAGATATGCGA
This window contains:
- the mnmE gene encoding tRNA uridine-5-carboxymethylaminomethyl(34) synthesis GTPase MnmE, which translates into the protein MNQDTICAIATAQGGAIGCIRVSGPEAIEITSCIFTPAATNRELGDSKPYTLTFGRIYDGSEVIDEVLVSLFRAPHSYTGENSTEITCHGSAYILQKVLQLLIKNGCRMAAPGEYTQRAFLNGKMDLSQAEAVADLIASSSAATHRLAMSQMRGGFSKELATLRDQLLHFTSLIELELDFSDHEELEFADRSELCQLANNIEKVIARLVNSFNVGNAIKNGVPVAIIGETNAGKSTLLNVLLNEDKAIVSDIHGTTRDIIEDTVNIGGITFRFIDTAGIRETSDTIESLGIERTFQKLDQAEIVLWMIDATNAQAQITQLAGQLLPRCERKQLILVYNKADLVDNIQNSIPDNFPDNVQSITLSAKKREHIEELQRMLITSAHLPTITQNDVIVTNVRHYEALNNALEAIHRVQEGLTNNISGDFISQDIRECIFHLSDIAGEVTNDMVLQNIFQHFCIGK